The Deinococcus koreensis genome window below encodes:
- a CDS encoding NADH-quinone oxidoreductase subunit 15, which yields MAHAPDAALYAQWVELLGWLDAEADRLGLSFEKVSDFPDYIYRMERPYDLPTTVMSVRLNSGGQPLLVAAVSPRHVDLKAISLRLMGGSKHWHLHAGETGLLEGKRPFTRERLASVLDGAMRGVAV from the coding sequence ATGGCACATGCACCGGACGCAGCGTTGTACGCCCAATGGGTCGAACTTCTCGGCTGGCTCGACGCCGAGGCCGACCGCCTGGGCCTGAGCTTCGAGAAGGTCTCGGACTTCCCGGACTACATCTACCGCATGGAGCGGCCCTACGACCTGCCCACCACGGTCATGAGCGTGCGGTTGAACTCCGGCGGCCAGCCCCTGCTGGTGGCGGCGGTGAGCCCGCGCCACGTAGATCTGAAGGCGATCAGCCTGCGCTTGATGGGCGGCAGCAAGCACTGGCACCTGCACGCGGGCGAGACGGGCCTGCTGGAAGGCAAGCGGCCCTTTACCCGCGAGCGTCTGGCGAGCGTGCTGGACGGCGCGATGAGGGGCGTCGCCGTCTGA
- a CDS encoding divergent PAP2 family protein, protein MNTLTELLNNRWLWTAVLASTGAQVLKVLLILLIERRWRPAAFMETGGMPSSHSAMVAALTTGVALTEGLGSPLFAASAVFALIVMYDATGVRHSSGQQARLLNELVDELRAVVREGFAPLPLRVLLGHTYLEVLAGILIGIGAGFIAFGMR, encoded by the coding sequence GTGAACACGCTCACTGAGCTGCTGAACAACCGCTGGTTGTGGACGGCCGTGCTCGCCTCGACCGGCGCGCAGGTCTTGAAGGTGCTGCTGATCCTGCTGATCGAGCGCCGCTGGCGCCCGGCGGCCTTCATGGAAACGGGCGGCATGCCCAGCAGCCACAGCGCCATGGTGGCCGCCCTGACGACCGGCGTGGCCCTGACCGAGGGGCTGGGCAGCCCGCTCTTCGCCGCCAGCGCGGTCTTCGCCCTGATCGTCATGTACGACGCCACGGGCGTCCGCCACTCCAGCGGCCAGCAGGCCCGGCTGCTCAACGAACTGGTAGACGAGCTGCGCGCCGTGGTGCGCGAGGGTTTCGCGCCCCTGCCGCTGCGGGTGCTGCTGGGGCACACCTATCTGGAGGTGCTGGCCGGCATCCTGATCGGCATCGGCGCCGGCTTCATCGCCTTCGGGATGCGGTAG